Sequence from the Clostridium botulinum genome:
AAGTTCATTTTTATTCTTTTCAATAATTTTTTCATTATCTATTTTTTTACGCAATTCTAATGACATATCATTTATGCTTTGGCAAAGCTCTGATAATTCATCTTTCCCTTTAACCTTAATAGTTTTTCCAAAGCCCTCATCTTTAATAACCTTTACTTCTTTAGTTAAAAACTTAATGTATTTTACCTTTCTATTTACAAGGCTTACAAATGTTATTAAAAATATAGCAATGCCTAAAAAACTAATAATATAAAATGCATTTATTGATATAAAATAATCTTTTCCAATATACTCCTGTATATTAGGGTACCTTTTAAAAACAATTGAAATTATAATTAAAATAGCTTGAATGGCTACTACAACTGCTATTATAACTACTAATATTAAGTAAATACTGATCTTATTTAAATTAAGTTTTCTAAATTTTTTCGTGTTAAATATTGCTATAGTAGCTATAAACACAATAAAAGCTAAAATTCTAAATCCAGCAATCCCTTCAATAGATAAATGATCCCAATTATTAATTTGCTGTCTAGACACTAAAATTGCATACCCTTCTGCAATAATAACTTGAGATAAAAAAAATCCAATAATAATTCCCCATATTAAATTTATTCTAACTTTTTTAAAGTCAATCATATCTTATAGCCTACTCCCCATATTGTTTTTATATATACAGGAGCTTTAGGATCAGCTTCAATTTTTTCTCTTAAATTCGTTATATGAACTGTAACAGTATTATCTGATTTGAAAAATTCCTCTTTCCAAACCTCTTCATATATTTTTCTTATGCTTAAAACAATCCCTTTATTTCTTGCTAGTAATTCTAAAATATCAAATTCCTTTGGAGTTAACCTTACTTCTTTTTCTCCAACCCAAATTTGTCTAGTATCAGTATTAATAGTCAAATCTCCAATTTCAATTATAACTTTTTGATTATTTGAACCTGTATTATATTTTTGATACCTTCTAAGCTGAGATTTTACCCTAGCTATAAGTTCTAATGGATTAAATGGTTTTGTTATATAATCATCTGCGCCAGCTGTTAATCCGTGAATTTTATCCATATCTTCTGATTTTGCAGATATCATAATTATTGGCATATTTTTATCTTTTCTTATTCTCATACATGCCTCAATTCCATCTATTTGTGGCATCATTATATCTAAAAGAACTAGTTCTATTTCTTTCTCATCTATGATTTTAATTGCTTCTTTAGCATTCTCTGCCTTTATAGTTTTAAAATTTTCATTTTCTAAATAGATACTCAATAAATTTCTTATATTTTCATCATCATCAACTATAAGAATATATCCCTTCATCC
This genomic interval carries:
- a CDS encoding response regulator transcription factor; protein product: MKGYILIVDDDENIRNLLSIYLENENFKTIKAENAKEAIKIIDEKEIELVLLDIMMPQIDGIEACMRIRKDKNMPIIMISAKSEDMDKIHGLTAGADDYITKPFNPLELIARVKSQLRRYQKYNTGSNNQKVIIEIGDLTINTDTRQIWVGEKEVRLTPKEFDILELLARNKGIVLSIRKIYEEVWKEEFFKSDNTVTVHITNLREKIEADPKAPVYIKTIWGVGYKI